TCGATGAATggtaaccacttggaaagttcgagggatGGTCTTTCGGTACAACTATCATATGATTACCCATCTGCATGATTGGACAACTTTATGCTCTTACCATGAAACACGGTACACaatatcacagatgctagtctcaagctcaatcgacctttatatttattttaaggcggctgaatcgactgagaactaatttaaaatatgcattgtTTACAAATAAGTTTCAAGATCGAAGTacgatttatttgtattaaagtacGAAGGTCTTTATATATGTCTATTGCATGAGTACACAgataaattaaaacaaaatcatgaaatataaattatattaacatAAAGACTTTTTATTATAACTGAGTTAATAAGTTACTTAGTCAGGATATCTATTCTAACAATCAGTACATAATACGGTTATTGAAATatcgatatatatattttttcctagCTCTTTTCTTGATTTCTGTCTTTTCTTGCGTGACACCGAATCTTTGTTTAAATAAAACCCAAGTCGTAAAGGGTATCTTTGAAAATAAGTGAAGTTAATAATTGTTGTGAATCATATGATTGCATAAAATATTTGGGAAAAGGAGACAAATGTCTTCGTCCATTTACTTTGGAAGGCTAATACGAGGACTTGTGTTTTGCTCAATAAATTTGGGTTGGTAAACTATTGTTGAAATCAATTAATTTCTATACACAATAATTGTCTAATTATTTTATTGGTGAGTTCATTAACCAAACTTGACAAAGTCAAATTTCGTGGAAACGTGTATTTTGGCTACTTTCACCTCTTTTGTCTTCACCCGTGTTTCCACACGAACAATTTTCTCCTCCCTAGACAATATTTtattctattaattaataaaaaaaatttttcccCAAAacaatatgtttttaaaaaaatattattatggaaAAGGGAATCGATTTGAAATCTCTTACTCTACGTTTTAACTTTGTTATTTGGAATTAATATAAACGGTTTCAAATTTCTACAAAATaaagtcatttgaaataatcttctcaaatccaaatcatttagggcaaaaacttgtgtgatacacgggtcgtattttgtgagacagatttcttatttggtttatcaataaaaaaatattatttttatgctaagagtattattttttattgtgaatatcggtcgGGTTGAcgcgtctcacagataaagattcgtgagaccgtctcacaagagacctactcttcatTTAGTTCAAATGCAAAGCTAATTTCTTCTCGATTCACCAACATTTATCTTCCTAAATTTTCTTAAGAAATTCGACGGCATTGCTAttagatttatatatatttttaaaaaaactattattttattagattGGTACAAAAGTAATTAGTTTTTCGAAAGAAAAAAACGCATTATTCACATATATTTCATGTACTCATTAATTTCAATCATCAATCAACATAATTGTCTCATCTCGTGCATACATTATATACAATTAATTGCTTACTAATTAATTTTGTactaaaataatgtttttattgAATATTATCTTTAACATTTAATggcaatatttatatttttttaaaaaaatctaaaatgtTAATgcatgttaatttattatgtattaaaaaaaattgtccatAGCTGTCTTACACTTTTGGCTGTATTaatgataattattatttattgggATAGTAAgcatatgattttaattttaattgaaaaatcttTGCTATTCGAATAATATTTAAATCGATCACATCATCATCAATCCATTTCAAGATGGGTTAATCAAATCTGGTTGGTGGGTTTCGGGGTTTTGTGGCCCATATTATGTGGGCTGTTGTGAAGTTTGGCCCATGAATTACCCAATAAAAAGTATACAGTTTTGTCAAATAAATAGAGGCCAAGCCCATACAAAAATTACTGTTTTTGATGGGCTGTCGGATTCGTTTTCCTTCAAACGGAAGATGACAGTTGAAGGTGAACCAGTTACCcggattatttattattttttcttcttgttgAATTATAGTTCAAGAAAAATAAGAGCCCTTCAAAGCATAAGTGATGATCATGAAACCGGTAGCTGATTTTGAAAACCAAGGAGAATTTACGGGAACCCTCGAATTCCCGCAATCTGTTCTACCAAGATATGTTTTGATCATCATCCTCAGCACCACAATctcttttcaagaatcaaaaTCTTCAGTTTCGAACTTTGTGTCTTTCCACCCGACACTCCCACCGATTCCAGTTCTTCCTATCCCAACCTCACGCCAGATCTCATGGAAACTCTTAGAAATGGTGATGTTCTTTCACTTTAGTTCCAACACTTCACAGATTCGGAGTGGGGAACAGGTCAAGCTGACCTTCAGTTTTCAACCCCACTGCCTTCAATGCTACACAGTGTGTTGCTGTAGCCAAAGACTCTGAATTTTCAAGGGTTATCCTCACTTAAAGCACCACGATGGGTTCTGCCTTTGGCCCTCTTGAGTATTCGGATTATTCTATGAAGTCTAGTTCTTGGAAGAATGGGACAGGGGATGCGGTGAAATAGCTTGCTGACGCTGCAAAAGTCGCTGGTGTAGAATTGGGGCTTTATCTTTCTCCTTGGGATATACATGGACCTTGTTATGGAAAGAGTCTCGAGTACAATGAGTATTACACGGGGCAGATGACTGAGCTGCTCACTTGGTACTCCAAAGTAGATTCGCTTTGTTATTCTCGCTATTTGATTTTTGATGGGTTTTTAGTATATTTGAATCTTCTTGTTTATAACGGTGATCCGATTATGTGCATTGTGAATAAAATCATCGAATGGTTTCATATATTCACTTAAATGGAGCAGGTGTGGTGACATAAAAGAAATTTGGTTGGGTGGCAAAGGGTGAGGGAGAGAAGGACATGGAGTACTTTTTCAATAAAAGGTCTAGTCTTATTCATCAGCTTCAGGCTGAGGCAATCATATTCTCTACGATGGTCAGGATTCGAGATGGATTGGGGATGAGGCTGGTGCTGCGAGGACTACTTGCTGATCTCTTTTTAATTGCAGTGCCATAAAGATCGGCCAAGCTGCTATCGAGGAGTGAGTATGTTTCAGTTTGATAGTGCTTTCCCTTGTTTGGAAAAATTTGTTACGCAGTATTAGTTATTTTTCGAATTTCAGTTACTTGGGAGAGGGAGATCCAGAAGGTCCTGACTGGGTACCTGCAGAGTGTGATGTCTCGATACGAGCTGGATGGTTTTGGCATGCTTCACAAGCTCCAAAATCGGCACTTACTCTTCTAGATATCTATTATACATCAGTGGGCGGAAATTCTCTTCTTACTGACTGTACCCTCAAATTCGTCTGGCCTTGTATCCCTAGAAGACATCCAAGTCTTCCAAGACTATGCACAGATTCGGAACACCATATcctcacataatcaattaaaaagtTCTATGGTATGGGCTAACAACACAAGAGGTGGTGTGAGTTGTCCTACATATGGCGCTCAGCGTGTTCTTGAAGACGGAATTTATTCATACCGTGCTCCAGATAAAGCACAATCGGACTGTCGGCGTTCTTCgattttcaagaagatgcaaCTTTTAATGTCTTACTAATTCAAGAACCAATACGTATGGGCCAAAGATTGATGGGATTTCATTTTTGATTTCGTGAATGAGAAAGGGAATGTGAGCAGGTCACCGCGGGCACGACCTGTGTTTTTAAAAAACGATAAGCGGACGGTCATCCACTGCCTAACACTTAATGGCTTAGGCGGCATTTAGACGATTTTTTTACCTAAATaccaaattttatttgtttatctcCATATTTATCTGATAATTCATCTTTATCGGATTCTAACTCAAAATCAATGGAATATTGTCATCTTTATCCAATACAAATTGAATGAAATTATATCGAACANTATATATAGATCTATAGATCTAAAAATCGAGACGGTCGACCACCCTCCAACACTAGCAGTACCTTTTAGAACAGTGGGCACGACTGTGGGATACAAAAGATTGTTATTGTTCCCAAGTGTAGCAAGCATGAGACATAAGCTTGAAATGGTTAAATCTCAAGTGACCCGTTGATATCTTATATGAGTTTATATGTCGATCCGTTTTCAATTGTTGGGCATGTCTCCTTGCTTAGATGTAGATCACGGTTGAATGGTAGTGCAAGTTTTTAGTAGACATTGCTCATGAAAATtccaatatctttctttttcttgttcatGATGTATTTTGGTGAATGTGTTGTGTGTAATTTTTTCAACCAATTGGTATGGAATTTAATTGGAAATATGGTTCTCAGGTATGCAAACATTGAGTAAAATTCCCAATACAACAAAGAAATTTTCTTGGAGGGCGTTGTCTCAAGGCATAAACATGTCATGAAACTACATTGTGCGTAATTTACGATGTCTTTACATCTCTAAGAAGACGAGCGGCCAAAGCCCCGTATCTTCTAGCTTCCCAGTCGTTAAGCTTCTTATTTTGGATATTTTTGAGGATGTTAACTTCCTCTACTTGGTCACTTTTACAGTCATCAACCTCGTTAAGAGTAGCACGACAGTCGTCAACTTCCTCTGGCCCTTGTTTAATTTCTCCAGATTTGTCCTCTTCAACATCATCATCAATTCCTTTGCTGACGCAGTTTGAGGCCTTCGGGTTCATTATATATAGCTGTATACTTGGATGCTGATACTCACCGTGCATCTACATGGATTACAAAAGATGACGATTCATGAGACAATTTAAGTTCCACCACACAAAATCTTGAGCAATAATTTGTCATTTTGGACTTAAATGTGTCTCAGAATTTGAGAAATTTAAAACTGAGCTACCACCATGATGCTTAATAGTCACAAGACCCCATCAGATACAACATACATGTCactctttcacaagctccaaacAATTTATCGTAACTGCAGCTTACCTTCGCTTTTGGAACAGTTTTAACTTCAAAATTCGTCTTCCACAAGTCAAGCATTCGATCATGGACATTAGTGGAACGGAGTTCATAACCCAACTACAGACCAAGGTTCTGACAAATTAGAACATTATCATTTTTAGTTCAAACTTCAAAGACTTTTAAGAGCAATACCAAAATTGTGGTTCTGGGTCCTGACAATGAAAGTAGAGTCTGCAAAAGCGGTTCCAAATGGTGCTCAACATATACCTAAGTAGacaaaattcaaagagttgtaATGCTTGGATGAGTATTACTAGGCACTAGCACATGATACCAGTGTCGGTTAAAGGCATGATATTCGATAATATTTTTGTACAATCCCTAGCTCGCCACTTAAGAAGAGAATAGTTTTAATAGGATAATATGTTTAGAATTGTACTAACAACATCAGTGCCAATTATGTAGTCAAATGGGGGATCGACAGCCCTTATATGGTCAGCATTACCCCAGTTAAGCTCCGCGACCTCAATGGATCCAAATGAATCTACAAGAAATAAAACCGGAGTGAGGAAAAAAGAAAGGGGAGCCAAAAGTGCGTGCCTCTACTTCCACTAGGTTATTCCTTTTTTATTTCAAGTTTgtgtaaatttttttcaaattgcaAGTTATGGCCCCCCAAAATTCATTGAGTTACCTCATCTTACCTCCCTCATCTTCTCTCATCACCTCTATCGAATTCCAATACTTGCCCCCTCGTTCAACCATGCGGAAGCGGTGAAAAAAGAACCTAAAGCTATGAAAAACACACACATTCAGAAAGAGAGATACAGAGAGATGTGACACCTGAATCAGAATTCATTTGCAGGATTCTTGAAGTATTTCGCTCAACGTTCCTCATAAGCAAAGGCAAAACTTCAGTTTGGTCAGTTGAAATCACGTCACATCCGAGCAATGCCATACCTGAAGAACCTCATCAGAGAAATAATATTCTCTAATCTTGAATATTCCAAAAACTTTGCTTTGATCAAGTTTGGCCATGCAACAAGCTCACCAAACCCAGCTACTCCACAGCCTGCTCCAATTTCGATCACACGTTTTCCTTTTAGTTTAGATGGAGAAAACCTTCCCtttctacaatttttttccttcataaTGAACCCAAAcatgtttaattaatttgattataaACAAAGACTGACAATTTAACAACCGTTTGAAAGCTAAattcatcatcagcatttaTGGGGGGATTTTTGGGCAACCTTCTACAAAAATGGCATCTGTTTCTTAAAATAGCATAATGTAACATGATGCATTATGTGTTTTTAGTCAAAGAATTTCATCCTTTAAATAAATGTGGCGGGAAGGTCATACATTTAAATGTCCCccatggaaaaaaaattttaaaaaaatcagtaaTAGTGATCAGAACccaaaaaatttaccaaaaatttgaCCAACACCATTGATGCATCCCACACAGTAGTCCCTAAATGCTTGGAGTTGGGATCCTGTCACATTTGCAGCAGGATATTAGTCATTGTGAACGTTGCAATCATGAAGCAGAAGAAACAATTTTCTTTCCCAGAGAAATAAGTCAAAAAAATAGCAAACAAAGATCAAGGATATACACTCATCATTGCCAATCTAATGGACACGGCTATGATACGTCATGGACACGGCGGGGCCACGCTTTTTGATACGTttcgaaaaagaaaaaaactgattttgtttttttgccattttctttttaaatcacTGCTCTGAAGTAGTTgtacattgtatatatttacataaatatgtatatatatttctgcaatatatttatataaatacgtATATCTCTACAATTTttaatactaaatttatatacatatataaaaataatatttatatatattttaataattgtcgTATACTAGCCGTATcgtgtcttatattttcaaaattttccgtATCGCCGTATCCGTATCGTATTCGATACGATGCCCGTACCCGTATCCATGCAACATAGTTTCGGTCTATAGTATATAAAGCAGAATAATACTTATTATAAAGAACAACAgatataaaaagtaaaaaccAAGGCATTTATTAAGTTTCAAAAGAATATAAATCGGAGATTCGAAAATGATTACAAGAACCACAAATTTCCATATACTAAGTGAATGTAACAGGATTTTTCCCTGTGAACAAACAATAGATACTGTAATATGACACCAAAATGACCAAATAGAACAGAACACATCTACAATCAGAATCATGTGACACCAAATGGCGGGAATATCAACTATTGAcagtttattttaattaatctaaATTAGACGATacaaagagaagaaaaaataataacagcCATACTACCTGCGAAAATTGAAGCTGATGGCCAAGAGCTTCAAATATAACAGCTGATGTGTGAGGAGAATTCAATCTGAGAAGAAAAAATAATGAACTATGAGAGAGACACATGCCTGATACATTTCAGCGGAGAGATGAACAGAAATTTAGCTCGTGTTGCTGAAATTTTTAGCAGCAAACAGGTCCAGAGGAGACAATAATTGTGAAAAACATTGTACAATGATTCTACCAATACTTTGTGCTTAAAGTAGACCGTTTAAATGGATGAAATAAGGCACCTGATCAAAGTCAAGATAAAAGAATTTGGTGCAGGGAGTAGAGATAGAACAGAATAGATTACGGGGAGTAAAACTTGCAGCTAgtgaaacataatttttttaaaaaaattcgtttCATGGCTGACATCTCCCCAACCCCCTTAAATTCATCCTCAACTGATGCAAGGGGAAAATTTTGACAGACCCAATAGGGAAATATACTATCATGCGGTGGAATCCTTGGAGTTTCGGATTCATTGTCAAGAAATAGCCATATGGAGAAGCACAGCCGACCAAAATGTGctgttttaatttgtttaagaTATTATTAACAAAATGTAAAATTTGAACTCAGCAATTTAAAGATAAGAATACGAATTAATCACAGGAAAGCATAGATAAAAGATATACAGCATAGAATCAAACTAATAAGTACAGAAGAAAATGAGAAAGTCGTCATACACGATCAAGATAAGTTCTCCTTGATCAATAAAGTGAGTAAAGTAAAGTACCTGTCCGCCTCCATCTAAAAGCTTCGACTCAATCTCTTGCGGCCTCACACTCTCGTCACACACAACACTGAAAATTCTAAACACAGCAAAAACTAAAAAGGAAAAAGGTGGAACCTTTAGTATCAATCCCTTCCACTCAATAGCAAAAGCAAACTCAAATCCATAATGTGAAACAGAGACCcgcaaatgaaatgaaaattacTGCGTGGGTTCTGATGAAATGCCCAAAACGAGCAGGGGAATAAGGTTTTACAAAGTTTGATTAGGCGTTGGAAGGCAAAATCTAAGATTTGATTTTCACGAAGCTACCTATTTGAATCTGTTCATTTTTCTCACCGAACAATTAAACCCGTTAAAAGTTGGACGCCATGATCTGAACCAACCTGGGATCGATATGCACTGTTGACTGTCTTCCAGACCCAGCGGCGAAAATCCCATGTCCATAGCTTCAGCCTtcatatcatataatataaatataaagattattatgaattgtttatttatattaaaatttatttttgaacttttattttgatgttatatTTTGTTCTCTCATGAGAACTAGAGTAATTTGTGGATTCCATGTCTTTCAGAAACCAATGATAATTACTATAGAATGCGTTacctaaatataataatatagattatattaaacaaaaaattataattattatggaATTGCGTTAcctaataatataataatgtagactatattaaacaaaaaattctGATATACTAGTAAGTAACTTAACACAAAAACTTTTATGATATTGTCTTACaagttaattttatgagacTAATCTTCAACTTAActcaatttatgaaaaatataacttttttaaCAGTAAATTATTGATATTATCTCACAATAAACACACTTTTATCACAAATAACGTTTTCTCAACTTGGTTAACCATCATTTCAAAATCAATGATCCACTTTTCAATATGGAAATCTAATAGATAGTAAAATTTGTCCAACAGAATTTACAATTTTGATTCCAATTTACTGGTTTC
This window of the Primulina huaijiensis isolate GDHJ02 chromosome 3, ASM1229523v2, whole genome shotgun sequence genome carries:
- the LOC140973133 gene encoding uncharacterized protein is translated as MEADRLNSPHTSAVIFEALGHQLQFSQDPNSKHLGTTVWDASMVLVKFLEKNCRKGRFSPSKLKGKRVIEIGAGCGVAGFGMALLGCDVISTDQTEVLPLLMRNVERNTSRILQMNSDSDSFGSIEVAELNWGNADHIRAVDPPFDYIIGTDVVYVEHHLEPLLQTLLSLSGPRTTILLGYELRSTNVHDRMLDLWKTNFEVKTVPKAKMHGEYQHPSIQLYIMNPKASNCVSKGIDDDVEEDKSGEIKQGPEEVDDCRATLNEVDDCKSDQVEEVNILKNIQNKKLNDWEARRYGALAARLLRDVKTS